The genomic DNA TGAACCCGTTGAGGCCGACGAGAAGGGCCGAGCCCGTGAGATCGTACAGGAGCCAGTTCTGGGCGACCTGCTGCATCCAGTTACTGACGTGGAAGCCGAGCGATGCGCCCCAAAGCAGGCGGAAGTCGCGGTGGCGCAGCGCGCCAAAGGCGCGCCCCGGTTGGGCACGGTTCTCAGGAGTTGCCGTTCGGCCCCCCAATTGTTACGCTCGGCATGTGGCGACGGTGCTCGGCGGGGTGGAAATCATTGCAGGTCCAGCGAATGTAGGGCACGGGGGCAGATCCAGTCAAGCTGACACAGCCACATTACGTTTGGCCAGCAGGCACCGCGATCGTGTCGTTGGGCGGCCAATGCTTTGGTAGCATGTCCGCACAGAGAAACTAGAGGCGAGAATTGAGTAGGACTGACGCCTTTTTGCGCCAACATTGGCTGCTTGAAAACGTTCAGGAGAACGAGGCGGCTCAAGCGGTCGCAGCGATCAGCCACGCCGCGTTCCATGAGGGAGACGTGCTCGTTCGGCAGGGAGATCCCTCGGATGGTGTCTATTTGATTGCCGATGGCACGGTTCGCATCTCCGCGGCAAGCCAGACTGGGCAAACGTTTCTCAGCGTCGTCAGGCCCGGCGAGCTTCTGGGTGAGCTGGGCGTACTGGACGGGGAACCGCGCTCCGCAACGGCGACCGCGATGAGCGACGGCGAGGCATATTTTGTTCCTACAGACACCTTTCTGCACCTCTTGGACATCTCCAGCGCAGCTTCCCGGCACCTGATGCTGCTCCTGGCTACGCGCCTGCGGCAAACGAACGAACGGATGATGCAGCTCCCGCCTCCACGGCCAGTCCAGCGCCGCACGATGCCCATTAGGCCGTAGGAGATTGGGGCAAAGATGGCCGTTTCGGAATCAGCGGAGTTCCACCAGCCCTCGCTGGCCAGGACGGGGCAGAGGAGTAGCCCCACGGGCGCGTGCGTGGCGTGGCTTACGAACCTTTTCACCGGCTGGCACGTTTCGTTACATTTTGCTATGTTCAGTCCAAAGCGTACCGCCGATGGAATGTTGCCAGCGACTGACGCGGACGAATCCGCTCTGGACGGCAGTGAGGGTCGCGAGATGGACCGCGACGAGACACCCACCGAGGAGTCGACGGCGCACGATCTGACGGATCCGGGCCCGGAGTCCACCTCCTATCGGGAGGGGTTCGCGCTGAGCGGGGATACGCCCAACGCGGACTTCTTGGCTCCGTCTGCGCCCGTCGCCCCCGATCCAACTGAGCCGGAACCGCACCGGTCCATCGACTTCGCGACGAACGAGCGTACCACGCTGGCCGGCTGGGCCGCCGCGAAAGCGGACCTGGCTGCCGCAGAAGCAAGGGCGAGCGTCCTCATCAGTGAAAGCTACGCCCGCGCCGACGAGGTCCGGAGTCGTGGGAGAACTGAGGCTCGCGAAATCATCCAAAGGGCGGAGGCTCGTGCGCAGCAAATTATCGAGCTGAGCGTGTCTGAGGCAGCGGGAATCCTCCGCCGGGCCCGCCAGCAGGCCGACGCCATCGTGGCCGAGGCCCAGTTGGCGCTGGACGCCTTCGTCGACGATTACGGTCCACAGGAAGCGGAGCCGACGCCGATAGTCGAGGAGCGCCTCGCCCGACCGACCGTCTCCGCGGAGCCAGCCGCCGAATTCGCGCAGCCCGAAGAGACACCGCTGGCCGCGCCGGTCGCTCATGAGCTGGTCGCGGCCGCCGATCGGGAGCCCGCTGCGGGAGACGGACCCGCGCCGCTCCTGCTATCGCCGCTGCCGTTCGAGGGCAACAGGGCTCGCTATCGCGTCACCGGCCAGCTTACCTTCGCTCGCGTCATGGCGCTCGAGCAAGCGCTTCGCGGTCTCCAAGACGTCGAGTCGGCAGTCGTTACGCCTGAGTCGAGCGAGGAAGCGTGCATCGCGTTCATTTCGCCGCATCCGGGCGAGACCGTCGAGAGCCTGCTCACCGTGCCCGGACTCGCCCTCCAAATGGCTGCATCGTGAACACTATGACTGAGACCGCGCCGTCCGTGGTCATCATCGCTCGCGCTGGAAGCCTGTCGGATCTGCCGTCTGCCCTGGGGTACGAGGGGATCGAATCGCGAACCGTCGAGGCACCGGACGACGTGGCCGGCGCCCTGGCGCAAAACGCGCAGTGCGTGGCGGTCCTGGACGCCGAGATCCCGCAGGCCGAAGCGTTCAGCATTTACAAGATGCTGCACCAGGACTACTCGATACCCACATTGCTGGTTGTGCCGCCCGAGTCGTACCGCGCGTTCCTGTTGGACCCAGCACGGGCCGACAACGACGAGTGCGTCTCCAAGCCGGTAGACGCCGACGAGCTGGTGCTGCGAATCAAAGCGCTCATGTTACGGGCCGGATATCACCCTCCCGTCCCGTCGGCCAACAGGCACACGGATACGCGTAACGGCGCCCACGCGGACGCCCAGGGAAAGATCGTCACGGTGTTTCACGCCAAGGGTGGAGTTGGCGCGAGCACCATTGCGTCGAACCTGGCCGTCGGGCTCGCGCGGTTCAATCAGGCGCGAACGCTGCTGGTAGACACGGACCTGTGGTTCGGCGACCTGGGCGTACTGCTGAACACACCGACCCACAAGAGCCTCTTCGATGCGTTGGGGAACGAAGACTACGAGATCAACGACATCCGATCGGCATTGGTCCCCCACGAGACCGGGCTCTACCTCCTCCTCCGGCCCGAGGATCCCTATGTGGTCGAACGCCTCGAACCGACCGTGGTGGTGCAAACGATCGGAAAGTACCGAGCGATCTTCGACTACATCGTCGTGGATACGCAGCCAAGCTTGAACGAGATCACGCTGCAGCTTCTCGACATGTCCCAGCTCATCCTATTGATCACCACGCCGGAGATCGCCGCCGCCCACAACAGCGCGCGATTCCTGAAAATCGCCGACGCGATCGGGTATTCGGACAAGATCGTGACAATCCTCAACCGGGCGAACAGCGGGATTCGCACGGAGCTGCTGGAGCAGCACCTCAACGTCAATGCGCGGATCGCCCTGCCCAGTGCTGGTCGATTGGTCGTGGATTCCGCGAACCAGGGAACGCCAATTCTCAGTGTCGCGGACCCAGAACTGCTTGACGAGATCTCGCGCGGGTTGCTGGACATCGTACGGCTCGTGGCCGGCGAGCCGGCAGACGTCGAGCCGGCGACGGCCGGAGACACCGCGGCCCAGACAGGACGGGCGGCACGGCAACGACAAGGATTACGGTTCTGGCGATAAACCGACCAGAGACTGGGCGAGGAAAGGGAGCGCGGGTGTGACCGAGGAGTACCGACCCGAAAACGGCCAGCAGGCGCTTGCATCCGTCATGCGGCCGCTACCGCGCGAGGCGCAGCTCCGGCTGCAGTACTACGAGCGCTTCGGCGATTTCCTTCAGCAACAAATCGCGGCCCTCGCCGCGCACGCGGCCAGCGTCTCCCGCGAGGTCGAGCGCGAGCAAGCCGAGGCGTCCGCGCGCCTACTCCACTCCCAACAGGAGACGGCGGCCCTGCAGGACGAGGTCGCGCGACTCAACCGCGAGATCGAAGCGCTACGGGCCGAGTCCGCGGCGGTGCGCGACGAGACGGTGCGCGAACAGGAGATGGCGGGGGACCGCATCACCCGGCTCCGCGACGAGGCAGAACAGCTCGAGGCCGAGCGCGATCGGGCGCAGGCCGATCTGAACCGGGCGATTCAAGAATTGAAGCGCGAGCAGGCTGCGCTCGGCGTCCAGAATCTTCGGCTCCGCGAGGAAGTGCGGAGCGCAGAAGGCGAGCTGGGCCAGATCCGCGCCGAGGCCGACGCCCTGGTCCAAGAAGTCGAGCGCATTCGTCGCGAGCGCGTCCCGCTGGCGAGCGAGGTGGCACGTCTGCGCCAGGAGGTCGAGAGCCTGCAGCAGCAGTGTGCCCGGCGCCGCGAGGAGGCCGCGGCCATCATCGCGCAAGCACAAAGCGAGGCGGCAAGCATACTCGCCGATATCCGCAAGGGAGGAGAGCCCGGACCGCTCATCGCGCCCTCTGCCTGGGACACCGAGGGCCGAAGCGACGTCGGCTACGAGACGGACACGCCCGTCGGCTCGGGCGGCATCGGCTACGGCAGCGCCTCACCGACCATCGACGGCACGTCAGGCGTCGGGTTGGGATATAGCGATGCGCCGGATGGCGCTCGTGACGCCCGGGAGCAAGGTTCCACCACCACGAAGGTGAAGATTCTGGTCGACGATCCGAGATCCCGGGATCACGCCGTCGAGAGCCTCGCCACGATCCCGGGCGTCATTCGCGTGGAGCCCGACGCGTCAACGAGCGACATCCTCGTCGTGACACACCCGTCGGGTCGGAGCCTGGTGGGGCTGATGCTCGCCGCCGATGACCTCCGATTCGAGATCGTGAACCGATCGGAAGACCTCCTCGAGATCCGACTCCTGTCAGCCAGCGACGACTGAGCACGCCCTACCGGCCTGCTCCATTGTGCCGTTCCGATTCGGTCGG from Chloroflexota bacterium includes the following:
- a CDS encoding cyclic nucleotide-binding domain-containing protein, whose product is MSRTDAFLRQHWLLENVQENEAAQAVAAISHAAFHEGDVLVRQGDPSDGVYLIADGTVRISAASQTGQTFLSVVRPGELLGELGVLDGEPRSATATAMSDGEAYFVPTDTFLHLLDISSAASRHLMLLLATRLRQTNERMMQLPPPRPVQRRTMPIRP
- a CDS encoding AAA family ATPase, which gives rise to MTETAPSVVIIARAGSLSDLPSALGYEGIESRTVEAPDDVAGALAQNAQCVAVLDAEIPQAEAFSIYKMLHQDYSIPTLLVVPPESYRAFLLDPARADNDECVSKPVDADELVLRIKALMLRAGYHPPVPSANRHTDTRNGAHADAQGKIVTVFHAKGGVGASTIASNLAVGLARFNQARTLLVDTDLWFGDLGVLLNTPTHKSLFDALGNEDYEINDIRSALVPHETGLYLLLRPEDPYVVERLEPTVVVQTIGKYRAIFDYIVVDTQPSLNEITLQLLDMSQLILLITTPEIAAAHNSARFLKIADAIGYSDKIVTILNRANSGIRTELLEQHLNVNARIALPSAGRLVVDSANQGTPILSVADPELLDEISRGLLDIVRLVAGEPADVEPATAGDTAAQTGRAARQRQGLRFWR